A single window of Leptospiraceae bacterium DNA harbors:
- a CDS encoding 30S ribosomal protein S1 has translation MNSQTNPSNTKSTTSTLNRGTTERPFKKGAIIEGRIVDVYDQEVYVDLGLKSDCRVARSEFLETPEIGSTVAVVIKSKENDSEIYIASKLEADARKGWETVKEAFSKNLQVQGRVDSEVKNIGYNVYVEGVQLFLPSSQLGMKATLEELKAKPLDFKVIKLNEKGRTGVLSRKKLIEEISKEKWDELVKIVKVGDKVNGTVTKVASFGVFCNVHGIEGLLRQNDISYKKYAPFKQYFQIGQSIELLVLEIDPTNNRLSLGIKQLYEDPWVWAGRELEKDMVVRGIVTSLTNFGAFVELKEGLEGLIHCSELTWAKKPPHPKEVLKKGQEVDSMILDIDLSKKRLSLGLKQLLPNPWDNLTSEVRVGNTLEGKITGITKYGAFVEVENGIEGLIHVGDITWDEKVKDPTTVLKKGQIVKYQILDINLDTNRISCGLKQLQENPYEALKKKYPTGVIVEGKVKSIVTFGVFLEIEPGYEGLIHVSQIPESKTLKLEELYKVGDIIKAVILKIDPDSKKISLSVKDFDKAMEKEEISKYIKTDTPSSESFGSFINSSKS, from the coding sequence TTGAATTCACAAACGAACCCTAGTAACACTAAATCCACTACCTCTACATTAAACAGAGGTACTACAGAGCGTCCTTTTAAAAAAGGAGCTATCATCGAAGGCCGAATCGTTGACGTATACGATCAAGAAGTATACGTAGATTTAGGTCTTAAGTCAGATTGCCGTGTGGCAAGAAGCGAGTTTCTGGAAACTCCCGAAATCGGAAGCACAGTAGCCGTTGTCATTAAATCGAAAGAAAATGACTCCGAGATCTACATTGCCTCGAAATTGGAAGCGGATGCACGCAAAGGATGGGAAACTGTCAAGGAAGCATTCAGTAAGAACTTGCAGGTTCAGGGTCGTGTTGATTCAGAAGTCAAGAATATTGGCTACAATGTCTACGTCGAAGGCGTCCAGCTCTTTCTTCCCTCTTCTCAACTTGGTATGAAAGCCACTCTTGAAGAACTCAAAGCAAAGCCACTTGATTTTAAAGTAATCAAGTTAAATGAAAAAGGCAGAACGGGTGTTCTTTCCAGAAAAAAACTAATTGAAGAGATTAGCAAAGAAAAATGGGATGAGTTAGTTAAGATTGTAAAAGTAGGCGACAAAGTAAACGGAACTGTTACTAAAGTTGCTAGCTTTGGAGTCTTCTGCAATGTTCATGGAATCGAAGGACTTCTCCGCCAAAACGATATCTCTTATAAAAAATACGCTCCATTCAAACAATACTTTCAAATTGGTCAGTCTATAGAGCTTCTAGTTCTTGAGATCGATCCAACTAATAATCGCTTGAGCCTTGGTATAAAACAGTTATACGAAGATCCATGGGTATGGGCTGGTCGCGAATTAGAAAAAGACATGGTTGTGCGTGGAATCGTTACCTCTCTTACTAATTTTGGAGCATTCGTAGAACTAAAAGAAGGTTTAGAAGGATTAATCCATTGTTCCGAGTTAACTTGGGCAAAGAAACCTCCTCATCCGAAAGAAGTTTTAAAGAAAGGACAAGAAGTAGATTCAATGATACTAGACATTGACCTATCTAAGAAAAGACTTTCTCTTGGACTAAAACAACTTCTTCCAAATCCTTGGGACAATCTTACTTCTGAAGTTCGTGTAGGAAATACTCTCGAAGGAAAAATCACCGGCATAACAAAGTATGGCGCATTTGTGGAAGTAGAAAATGGAATCGAAGGTCTCATTCACGTTGGTGATATTACTTGGGATGAAAAAGTAAAAGATCCTACAACTGTTCTCAAGAAAGGACAAATTGTTAAGTATCAGATACTCGACATTAACCTCGACACGAATCGTATTTCTTGTGGTCTAAAACAACTCCAAGAAAATCCTTACGAAGCGCTTAAGAAGAAGTATCCGACAGGTGTGATCGTAGAAGGAAAAGTTAAGAGTATTGTTACTTTTGGTGTATTCCTCGAAATCGAACCTGGCTATGAAGGATTGATTCACGTATCTCAAATCCCTGAAAGTAAAACTCTCAAATTAGAAGAGTTATATAAAGTGGGAGATATTATCAAAGCTGTGATTCTAAAAATTGATCCAGACAGCAAGAAAATTTCTCTTTCTGTTAAGGATTTTGATAAGGCTATGGAAAAAGAAGAGATATCAAAATACATTAAAACTGATACTCCTTCTAGCGAAAGCTTTGGAAGCTTCATCAATTCAAGTAAATCGTAA
- a CDS encoding ATP phosphoribosyltransferase → MLTLALPKGRLADESVELLIRKKWLLTKPDESTRELTFTDSLAKVKILLVKAQDVATYVEECAADAGIIGWDTLKEGKYDLLSPVDLNIGKCRLSLAGSVDFDLKNYSRKIRVATKYPHLTKDFFFSKGLNCEIIKLYGSIELAPLCGLSDCIVDLVSTGATLKANGLEEKEIILESTARLVFNRNSIYRNRSEALQFVKDLSSK, encoded by the coding sequence ATGTTAACCCTTGCTCTACCGAAAGGGCGTCTTGCCGATGAAAGTGTAGAGTTACTCATCAGAAAAAAATGGCTCTTAACCAAACCAGACGAATCAACCCGTGAATTAACGTTCACGGATTCTCTTGCTAAAGTAAAAATTCTTTTAGTAAAAGCTCAAGATGTTGCTACTTATGTAGAAGAATGTGCTGCCGATGCTGGCATTATAGGCTGGGATACTTTAAAGGAAGGAAAATACGACCTTCTTTCACCCGTTGACCTAAACATTGGCAAATGTCGATTATCCCTAGCTGGTAGCGTAGACTTCGATTTGAAAAATTATTCTAGAAAGATTCGCGTTGCAACGAAATATCCTCATCTAACAAAAGACTTTTTTTTCTCAAAGGGTCTTAATTGCGAAATTATAAAGCTATACGGCAGTATAGAATTAGCCCCACTTTGTGGATTGTCAGATTGCATTGTAGATTTAGTTTCAACAGGTGCTACTCTTAAGGCGAATGGACTCGAAGAAAAAGAAATAATTTTAGAATCCACAGCAAGGCTTGTATTCAACCGAAACTCCATTTACAGAAATAGAAGCGAAGCACTTCAATTCGTAAAAGACTTATCATCAAAATAA
- a CDS encoding Crp/Fnr family transcriptional regulator has translation MSSNFWSQIPDTIKSELEKIAQIKKFQKGEIVFSENDSFKGFVVIKSGKFKIYNLNPNGKEAILRVMNEGEMAAGPLIFSGAPNYPATLESMENGSVFFFETNQFKQFLKTHPDFQNQFTSQMMQFMHYLKNKTSSLMLLNLKERLMEYLKENGAEHNFIQLKINKNQLALLLNATPESISRTFKALEEENLIEAKGESYKLIST, from the coding sequence ATGAGTTCTAATTTTTGGAGTCAAATTCCAGATACAATCAAGAGTGAATTGGAAAAGATTGCTCAAATAAAGAAATTTCAAAAAGGAGAAATTGTTTTTTCAGAAAATGATTCATTTAAGGGCTTCGTAGTTATTAAATCAGGAAAATTCAAGATATATAATTTGAATCCAAATGGCAAAGAAGCAATTCTTAGAGTGATGAATGAAGGAGAAATGGCAGCAGGTCCTTTAATTTTTTCTGGGGCTCCCAATTATCCTGCAACTTTAGAATCAATGGAAAATGGTTCTGTCTTCTTTTTCGAGACAAACCAATTTAAGCAATTTTTAAAAACACACCCTGATTTCCAAAACCAATTTACTTCTCAAATGATGCAGTTTATGCATTACTTAAAAAATAAAACATCCTCCTTGATGCTTTTAAATTTAAAAGAGCGGCTAATGGAATACTTAAAGGAGAATGGGGCTGAGCATAATTTCATTCAATTGAAGATAAATAAAAATCAGCTTGCGTTATTACTCAATGCGACTCCTGAGTCAATCAGCAGAACTTTCAAAGCACTCGAAGAAGAAAATTTAATTGAGGCTAAAGGAGAAAGCTACAAACTTATTTCGACTTGA
- a CDS encoding NnrS family protein, translating into MQTSESKVIEPYRIFFPISIFGAIIGVSLWILTWIYQKQWINFNVNSYPILHHINIMTALFLLPVIKGFIFTAIPRFTATDFLTLSDIVFLSILQFLIFTFVLFFENSFVFYVFQSLDFGILFLFIIHRFRISKVNLSGYLYFLSGGFFLGLIGSLLQLASLFSEQRLLFQYGKDFIFYGMIPCIIFGIGTRMIPMIVNTENPIAKMDWMKKAEAQKWEKIFIPIFIVSFLLEIGIYSFTNEYATMSLKGIRFIICSFWIVNFFHIFEISHFKGRLARTILISCYLFIIGLAGYSFGMNYSAHLAHIYLIGGLSLLVLSIMTRVILSHGGFDMTAEKNSKIFYWFLFLSLIAALTRGFVFLFPSLTVSHLAYAAILYITALLFWFIRFGRLIFR; encoded by the coding sequence ATGCAGACATCAGAATCCAAAGTAATTGAACCTTATCGGATATTCTTTCCTATATCCATTTTCGGTGCAATAATAGGAGTAAGTCTTTGGATACTGACATGGATATATCAAAAACAATGGATTAATTTCAACGTAAACTCTTACCCAATCTTACATCATATAAATATCATGACTGCACTGTTTTTATTACCTGTAATAAAGGGATTTATCTTTACAGCCATTCCTCGATTTACTGCTACAGATTTTTTAACGTTAAGCGATATAGTTTTCCTTTCTATTCTTCAATTTTTGATTTTTACCTTTGTTCTTTTTTTTGAGAATTCATTTGTATTCTATGTATTCCAATCACTAGATTTTGGTATCCTATTTTTGTTTATTATCCACCGGTTTAGAATTTCAAAAGTAAACCTTTCCGGTTATTTGTATTTTCTATCCGGTGGATTTTTTTTAGGGTTGATTGGCTCATTACTTCAATTGGCAAGTTTATTCTCTGAGCAAAGACTCCTATTTCAATACGGAAAGGATTTCATTTTTTACGGAATGATTCCCTGTATAATTTTTGGTATCGGAACTAGAATGATTCCCATGATAGTGAATACAGAAAATCCAATAGCCAAAATGGATTGGATGAAAAAAGCAGAAGCACAAAAATGGGAAAAGATTTTTATCCCAATATTTATTGTTAGTTTTCTCTTGGAGATCGGAATATACTCATTTACCAACGAATATGCAACAATGAGCCTGAAAGGGATACGCTTTATTATCTGCAGTTTTTGGATTGTAAATTTTTTCCATATCTTTGAAATCTCTCATTTCAAAGGAAGACTTGCTAGGACAATTCTAATCTCTTGTTATTTGTTTATAATTGGATTAGCAGGATATTCCTTTGGAATGAATTATTCTGCTCATCTAGCTCATATCTATTTGATTGGGGGATTATCACTATTAGTCTTAAGTATTATGACCAGAGTCATCTTATCACACGGTGGTTTCGATATGACTGCGGAAAAAAATTCCAAGATATTCTATTGGTTTCTATTTCTTAGTTTAATCGCAGCTTTAACAAGAGGTTTTGTTTTTTTATTTCCAAGTCTTACCGTCTCTCACTTAGCCTATGCAGCCATTCTTTATATAACTGCTCTCCTTTTTTGGTTCATACGATTTGGAAGATTGATTTTCCGGTAG
- a CDS encoding SpoIIE family protein phosphatase, with protein sequence MKFLLLFFLMFCPFFLSSEEAVKLTNKKGIYNVTSYLEMLEDKDRSLTLSTIINSEKNLFFKPIDDNTVNLGYTRSAYWFRLKLFNKNRSKPTLLEIPWPHIDNLDVYMLSNKNNGDEEADDVFISYNSGRLIPYNKRGYEHRNFIFKLPNIPNGDELVIYMRVVSDETIIFPVYLYDEMKFFKKDQSEEFIFGIYYGVVIIMFFYNLFIYLSLRDKNYFIYLFYVIALGLYQLSMNGIIYSYWPNYPAWNKLFLPLSSAILQFVLIILFKNLLNIEEKYSWERKTLFTLTVLSFISIILVLTIDYATIIVPMNILGFIYMITSILIVVRAVIHGNRTAIFFLITWITFLAGGIILTLRNFNIVPQNFLTTYSLQIGSTIEMLLLSLALTDRINTMKKELAVLNTKLEEKVEERTRELSRVLGMLQAKEFTIDSELDLASDLQKCIFPSTDLPYPHIKFVGYYDYLMKVGGDFYDIVPLQNNSVGILIADVSGHGIPAALLSTMYKISFMNASRRTSSPVKIFQEVNKSISSIMTTHDYLTALIIVIEPGGKFRFSSAAHRPAFLYRKKSKKIEVLSTKGLFIGMLSYAGDTFEEKEGHIDVGDRILLFTDGIIDAFNEKEERWNSDELQEVFLRSNGLPLDEALEFIKSEWVKFRGTKKINDDSTLLLVEYTNGGK encoded by the coding sequence ATGAAATTCCTCCTTTTATTCTTTCTAATGTTTTGCCCATTCTTTCTTTCCTCAGAAGAAGCGGTCAAACTCACCAATAAAAAAGGAATTTATAATGTTACCTCCTATCTAGAAATGTTAGAGGATAAAGACAGGTCACTCACTCTAAGCACTATTATTAATTCCGAAAAGAATCTTTTTTTTAAGCCTATAGATGACAATACGGTTAATTTAGGTTATACTCGGTCGGCATATTGGTTTCGACTAAAGTTATTTAATAAGAATCGATCCAAGCCAACCCTACTCGAAATTCCCTGGCCTCATATTGATAACCTGGACGTCTACATGTTAAGCAATAAAAACAACGGTGATGAAGAGGCAGACGATGTTTTCATTTCTTACAATAGTGGAAGACTAATTCCCTATAATAAACGGGGATACGAGCATCGCAATTTTATATTCAAACTTCCTAATATACCAAATGGAGATGAGCTTGTAATTTACATGCGTGTTGTTTCTGATGAAACAATTATCTTTCCGGTTTATCTTTATGATGAGATGAAGTTCTTCAAAAAAGATCAAAGCGAAGAATTCATCTTCGGTATCTACTATGGCGTTGTAATCATAATGTTCTTTTACAACCTTTTCATCTATCTATCCCTTCGAGATAAAAACTATTTCATCTATTTGTTTTATGTAATTGCTCTTGGTCTCTATCAGCTCTCGATGAATGGGATTATTTATTCTTACTGGCCTAATTACCCTGCATGGAATAAACTTTTCCTGCCGCTCTCCTCTGCCATATTACAATTTGTATTAATTATTCTGTTTAAAAACCTGTTGAATATTGAAGAGAAATATTCATGGGAGCGCAAAACATTATTTACCCTGACAGTTTTAAGTTTTATTTCTATCATTCTTGTTCTGACCATTGACTATGCAACGATAATCGTTCCAATGAATATCCTTGGATTCATTTATATGATTACGTCTATTCTGATAGTAGTTCGCGCAGTAATTCATGGGAATAGAACTGCCATATTCTTTTTGATAACATGGATTACATTCTTAGCAGGTGGAATCATTTTAACTCTGCGCAATTTTAATATTGTTCCTCAGAATTTCTTAACTACATACAGTTTGCAAATAGGTAGCACAATTGAAATGCTTCTCCTTTCTCTTGCTCTAACTGATCGTATCAATACAATGAAGAAAGAGCTTGCTGTATTAAATACCAAGTTAGAAGAGAAAGTAGAAGAGCGAACAAGAGAACTTAGTCGCGTATTAGGTATGCTGCAAGCAAAAGAGTTTACGATTGATTCAGAGCTAGACTTAGCGTCTGACTTACAAAAATGTATTTTTCCTTCTACAGATCTTCCTTATCCACATATCAAGTTCGTGGGTTATTATGATTATCTGATGAAAGTAGGTGGAGATTTTTATGATATAGTCCCTCTCCAAAACAATTCAGTAGGAATTCTAATTGCCGACGTATCGGGACATGGAATACCGGCAGCCCTACTCTCTACGATGTATAAGATTAGTTTCATGAATGCATCAAGGCGAACTAGTTCTCCTGTAAAAATTTTCCAAGAAGTGAACAAAAGTATTTCAAGTATCATGACCACTCATGACTATCTGACTGCATTGATCATAGTGATTGAACCCGGCGGCAAATTTCGATTTAGCTCAGCAGCACATAGACCGGCATTCTTATATAGAAAGAAATCTAAAAAAATAGAAGTCCTTTCCACTAAAGGACTCTTCATTGGAATGCTCAGTTATGCCGGTGATACATTTGAAGAAAAAGAAGGACATATCGATGTTGGGGATCGGATTTTACTTTTTACAGATGGGATTATTGATGCGTTCAATGAAAAAGAAGAGCGCTGGAATTCAGATGAATTACAAGAAGTATTCTTAAGATCAAATGGATTGCCACTTGACGAAGCATTAGAATTTATCAAATCAGAATGGGTAAAGTTTAGAGGCACAAAGAAAATCAATGATGATTCTACCCTGCTTCTAGTTGAATATACAAACGGGGGCAAATAA
- a CDS encoding alpha/beta fold hydrolase: MKLSMVILPAIFFILLSILYTQQEVLIFRPYPLAANYTYSFPFTFEELKWEVKDGVVLNALHFKAKESRGVVLYFHGNGGNLAGWGEIAEDFLSRKQDLIIFDYRGYGKSTGKIQSEEDLLNDARYAYEYTKTQYTESQITLYGRSLGSGLAVYLAKENKPKRLILETPYNNFTDVARYHYPYLPTFLMKYKLDSENLIEFVRCPIYIFHGTEDIVIPLEYAQKLDARIKKDHKFFIISNAGHNDVSETKEYFSEITKIFW, translated from the coding sequence ATGAAGCTAAGCATGGTTATCCTTCCAGCCATTTTCTTTATTCTTCTCTCCATTTTATATACCCAGCAAGAAGTATTAATCTTTAGACCTTATCCATTAGCGGCTAATTATACGTATTCGTTTCCATTTACTTTCGAGGAATTAAAATGGGAAGTAAAAGATGGTGTTGTTTTGAATGCTCTCCATTTCAAAGCAAAGGAATCAAGGGGTGTGGTTCTATATTTTCATGGGAATGGTGGCAATCTCGCAGGTTGGGGAGAAATTGCCGAAGACTTTCTTTCCCGCAAACAAGACCTAATCATTTTTGATTATCGTGGTTATGGCAAGAGCACTGGAAAAATTCAATCAGAAGAAGATTTACTTAACGATGCACGATATGCCTATGAATATACAAAAACTCAATATACAGAATCTCAGATTACACTTTATGGAAGATCACTTGGTTCCGGGCTAGCCGTATATCTTGCGAAGGAAAACAAGCCAAAGCGATTGATATTAGAGACTCCGTATAATAATTTTACTGATGTGGCAAGGTATCATTATCCGTATTTACCTACATTTTTAATGAAATATAAATTGGATTCAGAGAATTTAATTGAGTTTGTTCGTTGTCCGATTTATATTTTTCATGGAACGGAAGATATTGTGATCCCATTGGAATATGCACAAAAGCTAGATGCGAGAATTAAGAAAGATCATAAGTTCTTCATAATTTCAAATGCAGGTCATAATGATGTTTCAGAAACAAAGGAATATTTTTCAGAGATAACAAAAATTTTCTGGTAA
- a CDS encoding histidine kinase encodes MEQLSEQDFYFIYEDTNFNEAKERDNINEQVKTQKGLVIIVYSFSAEIEEIIKHGLSTILEVYGKSALINTVYNVLFESILNGLKANAKKLFFLENSLNIDDPDDYSKGILLFKKDINKSNLRQSGERNRERNIFVRVKFAYDDNGLEIEVLNNTELLPAEETRIREKLALGEKYDDLMSYYMDNSDSTEGEGLGLVLSLILLKAENLDPSLFRIGTKNGLTFARIEIPFNNQFVSKRNHLL; translated from the coding sequence ATGGAACAATTGAGCGAACAAGACTTTTACTTCATTTACGAAGATACTAATTTCAATGAAGCAAAAGAGAGAGATAACATCAATGAACAAGTCAAAACCCAAAAAGGACTTGTGATTATCGTCTATTCGTTCTCTGCAGAAATTGAAGAAATTATTAAGCATGGTCTTAGCACAATTCTCGAAGTCTACGGCAAATCAGCATTAATCAACACAGTCTACAACGTCTTATTTGAATCCATACTCAATGGTTTGAAAGCTAACGCAAAGAAACTTTTTTTTCTTGAAAACTCTTTGAATATTGATGATCCGGATGATTATTCAAAAGGAATTTTACTTTTCAAAAAAGACATTAACAAATCAAATTTGCGCCAATCAGGGGAACGCAATCGAGAGAGAAATATTTTTGTTCGAGTAAAATTTGCCTATGATGATAATGGATTAGAAATTGAAGTTTTGAATAATACCGAGCTTCTTCCCGCAGAAGAAACTCGGATTCGAGAAAAGCTAGCCTTAGGTGAAAAATACGATGACTTGATGAGTTATTATATGGATAATTCGGATTCAACGGAAGGGGAAGGTCTAGGACTAGTTCTAAGTCTCATTCTTTTGAAAGCAGAAAATTTAGATCCTTCATTATTTAGGATAGGAACAAAGAATGGTCTCACCTTTGCAAGAATTGAAATTCCATTTAATAATCAATTTGTAAGTAAGCGAAATCACTTACTTTAA
- a CDS encoding STAS domain-containing protein yields MNVTIRENQSIPVIDIQGEITMYDIEPINEAIGKLIQEKKYRVVFNLAAVPFIDSSGVGIILRSLVSLYKHGGIIHISSCVSAVENIIKVSVKNTTAKLFPTEEEAVQACLSLK; encoded by the coding sequence ATGAATGTAACAATCAGGGAAAATCAATCTATACCAGTAATTGATATTCAGGGTGAAATCACAATGTATGATATAGAGCCTATCAACGAAGCAATCGGAAAACTCATTCAAGAAAAGAAATACAGAGTTGTCTTTAATCTGGCAGCAGTTCCATTTATTGACTCGTCTGGAGTTGGCATTATACTTCGTTCGTTGGTAAGTCTTTATAAGCATGGTGGAATTATACATATAAGTTCCTGCGTCAGTGCGGTTGAAAATATCATTAAAGTTTCTGTCAAAAATACAACTGCTAAACTTTTTCCAACAGAAGAAGAAGCCGTCCAAGCTTGTCTGAGTCTTAAATAA
- a CDS encoding SpoIIE family protein phosphatase — protein MKNQLTENIFWNLSLRLELFTSFIPIPTFVYFIAVVGAFKTEEDIRAVALSGLICGTYTVVWGLLYRYFKTKYMLRDLEHLKEGKVSSDKRREKIKLNILHYPYKEGRTIIARWILGATTGLILFGLITGQWFPVIPTLSLYLGLLFVLPICYVMYLFTTENVIRSLLLLPEVVHIRVQKENIYYMGYFMRILLAISAVAIAPITIFGYIIYAIKAGHLSFKDPILHIVLLSFQCITSVVVVAFVVARSLKDGLAVTNNALLELGNGNFEVSSGRTSADDFGEQAHLLGVIILKLKNLYTEITDLNLNLENKVEERTKELNASFTEIKKLKIQQDGDYFLTSLLAQPLFINANKSNLVKTEFVIRQKKTFEFHNKKADLGGDICITGNLKLGTIANHSTYTMALNGDAMGKSMQGAGGSLIMGVVMNSIMARSAAKKRILDVSPIKWLTDIYHELNSVFLTFNGSMLFSATVILVNDETGEMFYWNAEHPFTVILRDNKAEFIEGGLELRKLGSESEFEFKVLEYQLNPNDILILGSDGRDDILIRTEDSIREINYNEKLFLKFVEQSEGDLEKLEEILKDSGELTDDLSLLRLGFQENSLSLTRAEAMQAINKAYAQSKELYKKGEIKKALDTLLSVYSPSIHIPKLNRLLGVLSYQNKDYVTTVEVLSKYIKEHPDSDELLYYLSIAFRRIGNYQKSIETGKKLFDQRKDHIGNLINLSDLHRLNSELEQAQYYISEASQLSPENPNVRKLQKLLRGD, from the coding sequence ATGAAAAATCAACTAACAGAGAATATTTTTTGGAATTTATCTCTTCGGCTAGAATTGTTTACAAGCTTCATTCCTATTCCTACCTTTGTCTATTTCATCGCAGTCGTCGGAGCCTTTAAAACAGAAGAAGATATTAGGGCTGTAGCCTTGTCTGGTTTGATTTGTGGAACCTATACAGTCGTATGGGGTCTACTGTATCGTTATTTTAAAACTAAGTATATGCTCAGAGATTTAGAACATTTAAAGGAAGGAAAAGTCAGTTCAGACAAAAGAAGAGAAAAAATAAAGCTCAATATTTTACATTACCCATACAAAGAAGGCAGGACAATCATCGCAAGATGGATATTAGGCGCAACTACAGGTCTGATTTTGTTTGGATTGATTACAGGGCAATGGTTCCCGGTTATTCCGACACTGTCTTTGTATTTGGGGCTACTCTTTGTTTTACCCATTTGTTATGTTATGTATTTATTTACGACAGAGAATGTAATTAGGAGTTTATTGTTATTACCAGAAGTAGTTCACATTCGAGTTCAAAAAGAAAATATTTACTATATGGGATATTTTATGAGAATCTTACTCGCCATTTCTGCTGTTGCCATTGCTCCTATTACAATTTTTGGTTACATTATTTATGCAATTAAGGCAGGGCATTTAAGTTTTAAAGATCCAATCTTACATATCGTTTTACTTTCTTTTCAATGTATTACATCCGTAGTAGTCGTAGCATTCGTTGTGGCTCGTTCACTCAAAGACGGTCTAGCTGTTACGAATAACGCACTCTTAGAATTGGGTAATGGTAACTTTGAAGTATCTAGTGGAAGAACATCAGCAGACGATTTTGGAGAACAAGCTCATTTGCTTGGAGTAATCATTTTAAAACTAAAAAATCTTTATACGGAGATAACAGACTTAAACCTTAACTTAGAAAATAAAGTAGAAGAAAGAACGAAAGAACTCAATGCTAGTTTTACTGAAATTAAAAAATTAAAAATCCAACAAGATGGAGATTACTTTTTAACTTCTCTACTTGCGCAGCCTTTATTTATTAACGCAAATAAATCTAATCTTGTAAAAACAGAATTCGTCATTCGACAAAAGAAAACCTTTGAATTTCATAATAAAAAGGCAGATTTAGGAGGAGATATTTGTATTACTGGAAATTTGAAACTAGGCACAATTGCAAATCATTCTACCTATACAATGGCATTGAATGGAGATGCAATGGGCAAGTCAATGCAGGGAGCTGGAGGTTCTCTGATTATGGGAGTCGTAATGAATTCAATTATGGCAAGATCTGCTGCCAAAAAAAGAATTCTAGATGTTTCTCCTATTAAGTGGCTAACGGATATTTACCACGAATTGAATTCGGTATTCCTAACGTTCAATGGTTCTATGCTTTTTTCTGCTACGGTGATTTTAGTAAATGATGAAACTGGTGAGATGTTTTACTGGAACGCAGAACACCCATTTACCGTCATTTTGCGAGACAATAAAGCAGAGTTTATAGAAGGCGGACTCGAACTCAGAAAATTAGGAAGTGAATCAGAGTTTGAATTTAAAGTTTTAGAGTATCAATTAAATCCAAATGATATATTAATTCTTGGCTCTGATGGAAGAGATGATATTCTGATTAGAACGGAAGATTCCATTCGTGAAATTAATTACAATGAAAAATTGTTCTTGAAGTTTGTAGAGCAATCAGAAGGAGATTTAGAAAAATTAGAAGAAATTCTAAAAGACTCAGGAGAGTTAACAGATGATTTATCTCTACTCAGACTTGGATTTCAAGAAAATAGTCTTAGTTTGACCAGAGCTGAAGCGATGCAAGCGATAAATAAAGCGTATGCGCAATCTAAAGAATTGTATAAGAAAGGGGAAATTAAAAAAGCATTAGATACCTTATTGTCTGTCTATTCCCCTAGCATCCATATTCCAAAACTGAATCGTTTGTTAGGTGTATTGAGTTATCAAAATAAGGACTATGTCACTACTGTAGAAGTATTGTCAAAGTATATAAAGGAGCATCCAGATAGTGATGAACTATTGTATTATCTTTCAATCGCATTTCGCAGAATCGGAAATTATCAAAAATCAATCGAGACTGGAAAAAAACTTTTCGATCAAAGAAAAGATCATATTGGCAACTTGATTAATCTAAGCGATTTACATCGATTAAACTCTGAATTAGAACAAGCGCAATACTATATCTCGGAGGCATCACAATTAAGTCCCGAAAATCCAAATGTAAGAAAACTCCAAAAGCTTCTGAGAGGAGATTAA
- a CDS encoding DinB family protein has translation MNLYELYPHWETRTNRILQSLQARTPYELDFKFRPNMRSLGNLYRHILAAEIYWMEDIVGGRGKMFAELDEKEFYNSKTITDKWHSVRNRSQEILKPFSISDFKRTFLTPRKKAVELSYVLWHVVEHEIHHSGQISAMLRAQNLNSPIN, from the coding sequence ATGAATTTATACGAACTCTACCCCCATTGGGAAACTAGAACGAATCGAATTTTACAATCTCTTCAAGCAAGAACTCCCTACGAACTTGACTTTAAATTCCGTCCAAACATGCGCAGTCTTGGGAACTTATATCGCCATATACTAGCAGCAGAAATTTATTGGATGGAAGACATCGTCGGGGGAAGAGGGAAAATGTTTGCCGAACTAGATGAAAAAGAATTTTACAATTCCAAAACTATCACTGACAAGTGGCATAGTGTGCGTAACCGCTCACAAGAAATCCTAAAGCCATTCTCCATCTCTGACTTTAAGAGAACTTTTCTCACGCCGCGTAAGAAAGCGGTAGAACTCAGTTATGTGCTTTGGCATGTAGTCGAGCATGAGATTCATCACTCTGGTCAAATCTCTGCAATGCTCCGTGCTCAAAATCTAAATAGCCCGATTAATTAA